Sequence from the Megalops cyprinoides isolate fMegCyp1 chromosome 4, fMegCyp1.pri, whole genome shotgun sequence genome:
CTCCACTCACCCGCACACCTGCTCCTCATCACGAACACCCCAGAAACGAGCGCGCTGAAAAATATATCCACAAGTTAGTGTTTGCTTCATAATATTCTTATTGAAATTCATCAGTAAGTTGTGTGATGATCACTTCCTAATTAATCAAAATAAGGAACCAGATATTCATGTCCAGGTATTTTTATGGTTCcaaaatattactgtaaatGCAAGTGTTGACACTGACAGGGTCGTAATggtttaatgacaaaaataaaaatgtattaaaacatttttgttgtcaaATTCAAAAGGACCTCAGCACAACAGGTCTTACAGACAAGCGTTCCTCAGACCTATCTCTGACTGGCATAAGTGATCTGACACCATGGAGACATGCCATTCTTCTCCTCTTTGAAAAGGCAGGTTCTGAGAGGTGAGAAAgatttccattttgaaaagacaaaatttTTTACTTGAGTGATTTCTCCTGATTCATTGAAACAGTATCAGCATTCATCATCTTAAACTCAgaaaccgtgtgtgtgtgagcgtgcatgcgtgtgtgtgtgtgtgtgtgtgcacggtaGAGTGTTCACAGCCTGTGATTAGAGAGGCCAGTCAGTGATTGGCTGCCGAGACAAAAGGGGTGGGGCGAGACTCAGGGGCTGTCAAACAGGCAGTGCTGCAGAAGAAGTTGATCATCccccacacatacagacacacacacacacacacacacacacacacacacacatacacacagacctgcGGGCAAGCGCTGAGACACTGAAAAgcagagacagtgctgtgggGACAGCAGGAGCATGGCCCGGCAACCCCAGGTGTGGTCAGTGACACTGAGCGTGTGGACAGCAGGTAGGCCTGGCCACAGTCCTCCagccctcttttctctctgtctctatttcACACTCTTTCTTTCCGTCTCTCATTCTCACcctttcaccctctctttctATCTTACTGTGTCTAACGCTCCAGGTCACAGGCTCTTTCATGTTATCAGCAAAGAACAATTTCCTAATGGTAAggattatatataaatatatatgtgtgtgtgtgtgtgtgtgtgtgtgtgtgtttaatatgctTATTCAGTACTGCCAGTTTTAGCTGTATTCTTCCTTCTACAGAGGAAACAAACGTAGGAGAGCAAGCGGAAACTAATAGGCCTATTGCTGTTAACATCAGAGTTCCCTTATAATACATCCTCATTTGCTAAGCCGTAACTcgaaatatttttgttcagtCCACTAGCTAATCAACACCctttacaataaatataattcTGAAGTgtaaaatctaaatctaaatggTTTTGtaacatataaatgaatgtaGGAAAActgtcaatacattttttgatCAGTGATCACAACATAAATGCTGATGATGCGTggtaaattatttaataatatttaatgataATAGAAAGTTGACCATTTTTTCTTGCGCAGACTTTGAACTTTGGTCAAATTGTGTAATCTACAACACTGGATATAAATACCTAAGACAGGATGCTTCTAGTGAACACCCTGAAGTAATCTTTTTCTAAATAAAGAAATAGATTCacctgtattttgtttttaaattcatttaaaatgtcattgtattTTGGCATTAATTTTACACTGCTCTTCTCACTCTCAATTGAACAAATATTGGTTAAAGAAATACATTCAcaaattctggaaaaaatggTTTCACAGAAGCAGTGCTTACAGAAACACCAACAACAATAACAGGGTCGTGAGTGGCCAAGGATTCATACAAACATCCAACGGTTTGACCAAATTATGCCACAGGAGCCCTTAGATGACTTAGATAAATGGGTGAACATATGACCTTACGGCCACTGTGTGGACCTGTCAGTGACCGCTAATGTTCCATTTGGACCTAACTAAGTGGAGTGACTTTTTTAGTATCTAAAGAGTAATGGAGAGATAAACTACACCTATAGTGTGTgccaattcaaattcaaaggtgtgtattttttatttcaaaatctaTTTCAAAAGCATGTATTTCTAATCGAAACAGCGACTCGCTTAACTGTGGTCTgtgagcagacagagagagtagcCATGGAGGGACCACTCAAAGATGAGGTCCAGTGTCAGAATGGGCAGGGaatttttgtgttgttcttttGAATCagaatttaatattaaatattttttaatattctccAACCTGCCTCTTGCAGGTAATATACTCAATATATCCAGATCACAAAGTAGTTAAAGCTGCTCTGCcccaaatgacaataataggaggattttatgtttgtgtgaatgtatgtgtatttgtatacacatatatgtatgccatacacgtgtgtgtaattttgctttttgttttatgattttatctctgttctgttttatgattttatcTCTCTCTGAGTAGCGTAAGTTTTGTACTTTTTCCGCtattacaaaactgaaaactaaatgtgtctctgctgtgtcagGGTTGGTACGGTATCTGTCTTCAGGAGGTTTCAGGAAAATGGAATAATTTCACAATATATGAAGCAATCATCAATAAACTCCTTTACATTTAGAATTTTCTGAGTTGTCTGCATCATAGCAGTTTAGTTTTAGTTCTAGTCACAGACTGTGTATGTCCATGTTTATGTCAAATGTCCATGTCCAATTCATCAGACACAAGACAGACAACCAGTTTTTtcaagtttattattattattattattattatcattattatcattaagcTATAAACAGATGTAAAATCTCTCTTGGACAGGAGGTTTAAAAGCATGTCTTTGTTAGAAAGGTGGCTAACATTTGTCTGAAACCCacatcccctctcctcctctctcttcttccctctccctctgtccatcTCCTCCCTTCACCTCTGTCCAAAGTGATCGCCCATTCCTTGCAGTCCCTGAACGCACTGCAGACGCAGTACCCTGTCCTGAATGAGACGGAGTTGCTCCTCTGCGAATGCAAAGAAAAGGGCTGCCAGGCCGTGTTCTGGTACTGGCAACCCAGCAGCAGACCCAGCGACTTCCGCTTCCTCTTCTACTACAACAATGCGGACAAGGTCACGTATGGGCCGGCCATCAACCAGACCAAGTACAAAGGTAGCCGGAAGGACGGGGTGAGGGTCAATTACTTGCTGAAGATTTCGAGCATCCAGAAGAGCGACGCGGGCTTCTACTCTTGCCTGATCCAGTACTCTAACCGCAATGAGCTTGGCAGCCCTGGGATCAAGCTCAGACCAGGAGGTGAGATTCACCTAGGAACCTGGGGCCAGTGTTATAAATGTGTTAAACACAATCTATATTAAATGGACTTCATGAGTGGGTCAATAATGGACTGATGAAGTTATGAAATTATGAGTGCCGTGACTTTGTCCCTCGATTCAATCACAATGGGCAAGTCATCTTGAAGGGAAATGCTAattaatctaaaataaaaaagcactctcAAATACCATGCTAAAATAACGCAGCTCCGAGATTCAGTCAAGCTCCTCAAACAACGATatcaaacaatgaaacaatgataTCGCATTACTctgtggaggtttttttttctttttttccagttgtatATCTCTTTCCCATAGGGTGACTTGCCAGTTTTGATTGAATACAAGGGTCAGTCCTAGAATTAAACAGGCCATTCCAATACAATGCATTCATATATggcacacatgcatggacaGGAATGCCAAATGGAGAAAAGGTTAAAGGCACAATACTGGCTCCTTGGCCCAGATTTGGAGTGAGCTGCGGCTAGCTTATTTCTAGTTAACAAATTTTGATGATAATTATCTACTAATCGAGAAcccatatatttattttttatatatatattatttatttatttattttttgctgatttttttgttttggagtcAAAATCATAActgcttttaacattttcttgAATTACTAAAGGACTTGGACTTGAAAGACAGATATTTTCTAttatattatttctattatattattatattattatattttctaGTATCTACAATTTTCCTATATATATGGTTTCAACATATGCTTACTCTGGACATAAACCTCTTTCATATATTGTTATTGTCTCCCCATACTCCTCGATACTGACAACTAATTTAGTGACGTAGCGTCCGAGAATGTGATCCTTTCCATCCAACATCCcccctcatctctctgtctcttcctctctccctttcatccAGAGAAGGCCCCcacaccacctccaccccctaAACCCCCGAAGACGCTCCCACCCTGCCGCTGTCGCAACAGAGTAATCCGGAGAGACCCACAAGGTGCGCATCCCAACCATCACCATCAACCCCAAGAAAGCCCTGTACACTCCCTGTACAGTGGCAGTATCGTAGCCCATGAGGTTTGTCCAAGGCACAGTTATTGCTGATTGAAGGCTTCACCTAGCTCCCCACCAAGGTGACCTGAAATACAGTCAGCTTTAGCaatttttgacagttttggcAGTAGTGTGgtatagtgataaggagcagggcttgtaaccaaaaggttgcttttttgattccctgctgcgatactgctgttgtatccttgggcaaggtacttaacacacaattgcttctgtaaaaggaaaagggaaagtttttgtttggctGTACCAGGCATTTTTGAATTAGCCTTCTGAGCAACACTGATTTATAGCAAGAAACCTCATCCCAAGAGCTTCAGTGAATGAGCCCAACACAAGCCCAACTTCAGTCTGCAACCATAAAGTTAAtaaaacatatgaatatgtaGACAAGCAGACGTTGGAGAATAATCCCTCCGCCTGATCCTGCTGGGTGCTGCGTAGCCATTTCACTGGGGTGCCATCAATTGACAGTTCGTCAGGTCATGGTAACAGAAGAAAGGGTGCTGCTTTAGGATTTACGTATAGTGTCTAATGGAGaatttatgtatataaacaaCGATAGACAAGATGTGTATTTTgggtatgtaaatgtatgttgaAAGGAAACAAACGGTAATGactaaagacaaaaacattttacaatttagATTAGTTTACTGGGCTCCATCAATGGCCAAAGAACACTTTCCTGAAGGGTTGTTTTCTGTTGCTTATTGGCTTTCTCCCCAGGAATGGAAAAAGATTATTTCATGGTTTAGTTACAcgttaaatatttattgcaaGATAGATTGCCAgttaatttcagtgaaatgctgaGTTTTAAGtatcatttacacacatactaGGCGAGTCATGTCTTGTGGTGGAGGGTGTGAGGTGTAGTGTGAAGCAGGCGTCATACCTTGTGTGGGATATGTGATACatgtaacgtgtgtgtgtgtgtgtgtgtgtgtgtgtgtgtgtgtgtgtgtgtgtgtgtgtgtgtgtgtgtgtgtgtgtgtgtttgtgtgttttgcataCAGGTTGTGGTCGGCTGGTGCTGTGGCCCTTGGTAGGAGTGCTCATGTGCCTGGCTGTAGTGCTGATCTCCACACTCTACTATTTCAGCCGTGAGTACTCTGTCTGCCACACAGTACCAGCTGCGTATGGGTTCCGCTGTGAACCAGTCTGTAACAACATCACAGGCCTACTTCACACTTTTATGACTTTTGCATGAGAAAAGAAATAAGTCCTTTTTATGACATTTATGTGTGGTGCTGCAAACCTGAACTGAAGTACCAGTTTGGTTTTCTTGCACAACTACCTGGTAAAAGGCAATGATGTGGGTTGATATGATGTGGAGCCCTTTGAGGGTGCTTTTGAAGGCCGTATGTGCTCACAGTGAATTCGGCAGAgtgatgtgtgtctgtaagcgtgtctgtgaggaggACGTTGGAATCTGATAAAGATGAGTGACGTGATGTTATAGACATGTTGGTgatttctgtgaatttttttagATTAAATCTTTTGGTGCCCTGTTTGTCTTTCAGGACTGCCAAAGAAATGCCACCACCGCCTTGTCAAGTGAGTTCAGTGCTCCCGTTGACACACGCTTAcgcagagtcacacacagtaACCCTCCATAGCAGTTCCAGCTGGCGAGTGACAGACAAAGACATGGAGCGTACCTATGCTCAGTCACTATCCTGGATCTGAtggctgttgtttttgcatGACCAACAAGCATGCAATGCAAATTTAATAGAAGATGACCAGATTGCACCTTTTCTGTATGCCACCTGTGTACCAAAGCCTTGTCTTTGCTGGTGAAATTCAGGTTCACGAGCTGCCTCACGAGCTCAGCTGCCTCAGCCCCTGAGTATTACGCcatgttacattaaattattgtcacttagcagatgctcttatccagagcgacttacaattttatccattcatacagctggatgattactgaggcaactgtgggttaagtaccttgcacaaagacacaacaacagtgccccaatgtcgaaccagcaactttacatttatgagccttgctcctttCCACTACGACACACTGCTGGTCATTaggacattacattatgttacgttacattacattattatgcGCACATCACTCTGGTCACTGTGGCCAGTTTAACTGTAGGaatcactgtctgtctgtctgtctgtctgtctctctgccctcagGAAGAAACAGCTCCAATTTGGATGAGGTGACACCCACACAGGTGAGGCATCTGTCATACCTAGCATATTATATAATACCCAGTGTGTAAACTTGTACATATAGCATACACAGCAACATTATCTTAGATGCTTGCACATCTGTCTGAGAAAAGTATGAAATCCTATGGTGCAGTGCCACATATACATGCTTCCTAGCTCTGTGTATACATAGGATTTGACAGATACATAAACACATGTTTgtttatatgaatatgaattttgtGACACATATTtgactcctgtgtgtgtgtctatgtgcatgtactgtatgtgcttgcTTGTGCAAATTAGATGGATTCTTTGTGGGTTTTGATAGACTCAGTGATCACTGTTAAGACTGTGGGCAATTGCTTCAGGTTTTCTTGATGCGTTTTGGCCCCCCAGAGAAAAAGGTTTCCCAAGCAGTGCATAAAATTGTTGGGGGGCCATCTGAAGCACCACCACACTCCTGTTATGAAACAGTGATTCATACTGAAATATAcctctgtaaaatgtgaaaaacatgtCATCTTTATATCTAAATTTGCTGTATGTAttggaaaaataatgtgttttgctgttaaATATATCTGTGTAATATCTGAGCAACTTTTTACTCTCACACTTTATTGCTGGTGTATTGCTTGCCATTCTCAGGCTGTTATTAATgtttatgaaatgcaaaatattatggccttgtaagttactctggataaaagcataaGCCAATGAATCAATAGTAAGAATAATAAATAGCATATATTTTAAGATACATtgcttctcttttgttttttttttattttgtgtgagtTACATGTTTTACTTGTGTTGCTTTTCTTGTAGGTGTTACTCATGACTAAGCATACTGGCTCAGTCTCAGATACTTTACCCTGATCTCCTCTGGTCCCTCGTCACCCTTCCctccaaaatgaaaaagttaCCAATTCTGACTCGACTGGCACTAATCTCAATACATCTCACAaaatacatctctctctctctctctctctctctctcaaaaaaaaaaaaacattatctaTATTTATATGAATCTTTTAATTACTTCAATTTAACTCTGCAAAAAAGTGACCAGGAATTAATGCAGCAAATTTgaaggaaataaaattaattgtcCCATGGGCATGTGATACAGTTGGATTTTGGTCTCATTTTCTCAGCATGAACACCAAGCTGTAATGCCTTGTGAATCTGATTTTAAAGTGTGCTGACCTGAAAAACGTCTTttgatgtctgtctgtgagtaatgggtatattttttttatgattggAATGTTTTAATCTCatttattgttaaatatgtataaatatgaacAACCTCTTGTTTGTATATGTACAgcttgttttgtaattttacaCTTGTTGGCTTATGAAGAAAAATCATGATGTGTAAATTTGATGACTGTATTTGCATCTCTCAGCACAGAATTTGTGCGTCTATAACAGAATTTCTCTGTGGCTTCACTGTGAATGAATGTCTGACACATCTTTGATATTTCCCAATAAAATCTTATGTTGTATACCACGGTGACGATGTCCTGTGAGATTTCTTGGACATGCCAACATTAAACCATTCTGTACTGCAACATAAAAGTGTAGTTACAGATTTAGTTTGTTCTATTGCTGATCCGTGTGCCTTAAGAAGCTGCACTGTAAGTGCGCTAGCGTGATTTGCTTTCATTGTTGCAACACCGGTCACACGGTCGGATACTCCGCTGCATGAACTTTGACCCTTGCTAACACTCATAAACAGGAACAACAGCAAAGGTGTTAAAAGCAACTGCAGATGAGCTGTTGGTTGATTGTGTGCCCTGCCACATGCTAGGTATTGGCCTGTGATGTAACCATCAGAACCCACAGAGCCGTGTGAGGTCATCTGGGCATGTTACTGTGAGCACAGTGTTTCCTGTGGGAATTCTCGCAAAGCACTCCCCAATAGGGTGAAAAGGGTTATACTCATAATTCAGTAAAAGTGATTCATTCGATTTGTTAATGACTGAGTGACGGTGCGGCTGTCGCTTATGCTGCCTGACCTCCttgtctcgctctctctcttgtgCTGTCATtcagtctcttcctctccatctctttctctccatttcctgtCACTAGGTTGCCGAGCAGTGTAGCTAATCCTTTAGCTGAGTGTCTGCCCGTCGTGCCAGACTGCACCTGCattttgagtttgtgtgtgtgtgcgtgtctcgATTCTTGCTTCTTCGGCGCGGTCCGAAACAGAGAACTGTTTCCACCCCTCTGCCTGTGGGAAGAGAGAACACATCAAaggcctgcctctctcctgtgagtgggagacagtgacagtgtgtggcTCTTTCACAGGGGGGCTCTGTGGTGTTTATACTCAGAACTGCCTTCCCTGAAAAGGTGGCTACTTCCTGCTACACGTGTATCATTTTATGTAATTGGGCCCTCA
This genomic interval carries:
- the LOC118776449 gene encoding uncharacterized protein LOC118776449, which codes for MARQPQVWSVTLSVWTAVIAHSLQSLNALQTQYPVLNETELLLCECKEKGCQAVFWYWQPSSRPSDFRFLFYYNNADKVTYGPAINQTKYKGSRKDGVRVNYLLKISSIQKSDAGFYSCLIQYSNRNELGSPGIKLRPGEKAPTPPPPPKPPKTLPPCRCRNRVIRRDPQGCGRLVLWPLVGVLMCLAVVLISTLYYFSRLPKKCHHRLVK